The proteins below come from a single Manduca sexta isolate Smith_Timp_Sample1 chromosome 3, JHU_Msex_v1.0, whole genome shotgun sequence genomic window:
- the LOC115441250 gene encoding zinc finger protein 2 homolog, with translation MADVMEAVEMYCFGCLGNSSDIHGLHQYNMKNGPLQAILQVDSLNLCYLCRRLAQRADTFIQNVQSNQILLENFHSMMGETLQAVKSQIHPLLNLTHVSLCAIDFVHNGEDVKFDKYGDLGEFIQKDEDEDLSGATSQEDIKIEMKEEDGDGIDDHLVDDDYQEAYFKEDTFPLKELLKEEVEGEEIDLISLKNSLKRAKGKKGANKIKLNGRETPLIQKVYLTTKQCLEERQRLALDPKYLDSTYKCTDCLKGFNFKPSYDKHMEKHSESMGPYRCEVCKQRMDTEEKLANHKKYHEVRYKCSECGLMRSGRLTIRDHYTAYHCHGYYQYNCPHCPKSFKRQVSMRKHICYSHKNKERVICAYCNKSYASKEVLKAHMMRRHPKKVSAGEKCKRCVCAECGLAFASPSQLRSHGRKHSLSRDYYCVECDKSFKSDSTLKQHLKTASPHINYIDLPLPCTHCNKRFAIRRDLERHTNRVHLNLRPYKCDRCDKSYVTSWCLTEHKRIIHEGYKRPMKFSCPMCDKVFDRNHILKTHLRTHTGERPYQCSKCPAQFSQAGILNTHMKLIHLKLTRDGRPKTLVKK, from the exons ATGGCTGATGTGATGGAGGCGGTGGAAATGTACTGTTTCGGTTGTTTGGGCAATAGCAGTGATATACATGGATTGCATCAATATAACATGAAAAATGGGCCACTGCAAGCTATATTGcag GTTGACAGCCTTAACTTGTGCTACCTATGCAGAAGATTGGCTCAAAGAGCGGACACATTCATCCAGAATGTACAGAGCAACCAAATACTATTGGAGAATTTTCATAGT ATGATGGGTGAAACACTTCAAGCAGTGAAGAGCCAAATACATCCACTGCTAAACCTCACACATGTGTCTCTCTGTGCTATAGATTTTGTGCACAATGGAGAAGATGTCAAATTTGATAAGTATGGTGATCTGGGAGAATTCATACAGAAGGATGAAG ATGAAGATTTGTCAGGGGCAACATCCCAAGAAgacataaaaatagaaatgaaaGAGGAGGATGGCGACGGGATCGATGACCATTTGGTAGATgatg attaccaagAGGCCTATTTCAAAGAAGACACATTCCCGCTAAAGGAATTGCTTAAGGAGGAAGTGGAGGGGGAAGAAATAGACTTAATAAGCCTCAAGAACTCATTGAAACGAGCTAAAGGCAAGAAAGGcgcaaataaaatcaaattaaatggtCGAG AAACACCATTAATACAAAAAGTGTATTTAACGACGAAACAATGTCTGGAAGAGCGGCAGCGGCTGGCGCTGGACCCCAAATACTTGGACTCTACATATAAGTGCACGGATTGTCTGAAGGGGTTCAACTTCAAGCCGAGCTATGATAAGCACATGGAAAAACACAGTGAG AGCATGGGGCCGTACCGATGCGAGGTCTGCAAGCAACGCATGGACACTGAGGAAAAGCTCGCTAACCACAAAAAATACCACGAGGt GAGATACAAATGCTCAGAATGCGGTCTGATGCGAAGCGGTCGTCTCACAATACGGGACCACTACACCGCGTACCACTGTCACGGATACTATCAATACAACTGTCCGCACTGTCCTAAATCATTCAA GCGTCAAGTGTCGATGAGAAAGCATATATGTTACTCACACAAAAACAAGGAGCGAGTTATTTGTGCATATTGCAACAAAAGCTATGCCAGTAAAGAAGTTCTGAAGGCTCACATgatgag GAGGCATCCTAAGAAAGTGTCCGCTGGCGAGAAGTGCAAGCGCTGCGTGTGCGCGGAGTGCGGGCTGGCGTTCGCGTCGCCGTCGCAGCTGCGCAGCCACGGCCGCAAGCACTCGCTCAGCAGGGACTACTACTGCGTCGAGTGCGATAA GAGCTTTAAATCCGACTCTACAttaaaacaacatttgaaaacCGCGTCACCTCACATAAACTACATAGATCTACC ATTGCCTTGCACGCACTGTAACAAAAGGTTCGCGATCCGAAGAGACCTAGAGAGGCACACTAACAGGGTCCATTTGAACCTGAGACCTTACAAATGCGATCGCTGTGACAAG TCGTACGTGACGTCTTGGTGCCTGACTGAACACAAGCGGATCATCCACGAGGGGTACAAGCGGCCGATGAAGTTTTCGTGTCCCATGTGCGATAAAGTGTTCGAT CGAAATCACATATTAAAAACTCATCTACGAACCCACACCGGCGAGAGACCCTACCAATGCAGCAAGTGTCCCGCACAGTTCAGCCAAGCTGGCATCCTCAACACGCACATGAAGCTAATACACCTCAAACTGACCAGAGATGGTAGACCCAAGACGCTTGTCAAGAAATAG
- the LOC115441251 gene encoding zinc finger protein 41 isoform X2 has translation MEKMCRLCLTVPSQNMNELTDGCDVLTKLTSCMNIQINLSNTLPSHVCNSCIKQIDDIYIFHKIISDNQKRLQDLTTKSQALDFFNGCVTTEVLIKEEKDATENSDINQDNYDNHLSEDEVSLFTLKQEKEQTKPKTKNKKLKRNNKEKKPVRIKQKYESYTFKCLMCLQNCDSQIDLKNHYYKHSYEGNDKDQENECDINRGSNEKTEKCIAKLDNESKCKCENIDNCKCLRKDVDKIKGLDNKPFICKLCGRTYRTVYEIMCHARAHDGPKLHCSFKCGFSTAYKGALKEHERRHGNPDYKYTCESCGKGFHVKTWYYQHLNVHNGLKPFVCDICGVGFHMDRYLSAHRSKVHKKSTSTKRHICVKCLLPCDSRDSLKRHMEEHGIKTSYLCDLCGKVFANAQHLKCHKNIHLGVKPYSCSICKKSFAKKFNLGIHERTHTGERSHACHICGKYFVQRSTLSRHNRRHHPELNKGASLPEAVPTT, from the exons atggAGAAAATGTGTAGATTGTGCTTGACTGTGCCATCACAAAATATGAATGAACTTACCGACGGCTGCGATGTTTTAACGAAATTAACTTCATGTATGAACATACAG aTAAACTTATCCAATACACTTCCAAGTCATGTATGCAACAGTTGTATCAAACaaattgatgatatatatatctTCCATAAAATAATCAGTGATAACCAAAAACGATTACAAGACTTAACAACCAAGAGCCAAGCACTAGACTTCTTCAATGGATGTGTCACAACTgaagtattaataaaagaagaaaaagatgCTACAGAAAATTCAGACATAAATCAAGATAATTATGATAACCATTTGTCCGAGGATGAAGTAAGTTTATTCACTTTAAAACAAGAGAAGGAGCAGACCAAACCAAAGACGAAGAACAAGAAACTCAAGAGAAATAACAAAGAGAAGAAACCGGTACGAATCAAACAGAAGTATGAAAGttatacttttaaatgtttaatgtgTTTACAAAATTGTGACTCACAAATCGATTTAaagaatcattattataaacattcttATGAAGGGAATGATAAAGACCAAGAGAATGAATGTGATATCAACAGAGGGAGTAATGAAAAGACTGAGAAATGTATAGCGAAGTTAGATAATGAAAGCAAAtgtaaatgtgaaaatattgataattgtaaatgtttaaGAAAAGATGTTGATAAAATCAAAGGGTTGGATAATAAGCCATTCATTTGTAAATTGTGTG GTAGAACTTATAGAACCGTGTACGAAATAATGTGTCACGCCCGAGCCCATGACGGGCCAAAGCTGCACTGTTCGTTTAAATGTGGCTTCAGCACTGCTTACAAGGGTGCGTTGAAGGAACACGAGAGACGACATGGGAATCCTGATTATAAG taCACATGCGAGTCGTGCGGTAAAGGATTCCATGTCAAAACCTGGTACTACCAACATTTAAATGTTCATAACGGTCTCAAACCTTTTGTGTGTGATATTTGTGGGGTTGGTTTTCACATGGACAG GTATTTATCTGCACATCGGAGTAAGGTCCACAAAAAGTCCACTTCGACGAAACGCCATATTTGTGTCAAATGTCTTTTACCTTGTGACAGTAGAGATAGCCTCAAAAGGCATATGGAG GAGCATGGCataaaaacatcatatttaTGTGATTTATGTGGTAAAGTGTTTGCCAACGCGCAACATTTGAAATGTCATAAGAACATACACTTGGGGGTCAAGCCTTACAGCTGTAG TATTTGCAAGAAATCGTTCGCAAAGAAGTTCAATCTTGGCATACACGAGCGCACACACACGGGCGAGCGGTCTCACGCGTGTCATATTTGTGGCAAGTATTTTGTGCAGCGTAGCACGCTGTCCAGACATAATAGAag ACACCATCCAGAGTTGAACAAAGGTGCCAGTTTACCTGAAGCAGTACCAACTACCTGA
- the LOC115441251 gene encoding zinc finger protein 41 isoform X1, which translates to MEKMCRLCLTVPSQNMNELTDGCDVLTKLTSCMNIQVPINLSNTLPSHVCNSCIKQIDDIYIFHKIISDNQKRLQDLTTKSQALDFFNGCVTTEVLIKEEKDATENSDINQDNYDNHLSEDEVSLFTLKQEKEQTKPKTKNKKLKRNNKEKKPVRIKQKYESYTFKCLMCLQNCDSQIDLKNHYYKHSYEGNDKDQENECDINRGSNEKTEKCIAKLDNESKCKCENIDNCKCLRKDVDKIKGLDNKPFICKLCGRTYRTVYEIMCHARAHDGPKLHCSFKCGFSTAYKGALKEHERRHGNPDYKYTCESCGKGFHVKTWYYQHLNVHNGLKPFVCDICGVGFHMDRYLSAHRSKVHKKSTSTKRHICVKCLLPCDSRDSLKRHMEEHGIKTSYLCDLCGKVFANAQHLKCHKNIHLGVKPYSCSICKKSFAKKFNLGIHERTHTGERSHACHICGKYFVQRSTLSRHNRRHHPELNKGASLPEAVPTT; encoded by the exons atggAGAAAATGTGTAGATTGTGCTTGACTGTGCCATCACAAAATATGAATGAACTTACCGACGGCTGCGATGTTTTAACGAAATTAACTTCATGTATGAACATACAGGTGCCA aTAAACTTATCCAATACACTTCCAAGTCATGTATGCAACAGTTGTATCAAACaaattgatgatatatatatctTCCATAAAATAATCAGTGATAACCAAAAACGATTACAAGACTTAACAACCAAGAGCCAAGCACTAGACTTCTTCAATGGATGTGTCACAACTgaagtattaataaaagaagaaaaagatgCTACAGAAAATTCAGACATAAATCAAGATAATTATGATAACCATTTGTCCGAGGATGAAGTAAGTTTATTCACTTTAAAACAAGAGAAGGAGCAGACCAAACCAAAGACGAAGAACAAGAAACTCAAGAGAAATAACAAAGAGAAGAAACCGGTACGAATCAAACAGAAGTATGAAAGttatacttttaaatgtttaatgtgTTTACAAAATTGTGACTCACAAATCGATTTAaagaatcattattataaacattcttATGAAGGGAATGATAAAGACCAAGAGAATGAATGTGATATCAACAGAGGGAGTAATGAAAAGACTGAGAAATGTATAGCGAAGTTAGATAATGAAAGCAAAtgtaaatgtgaaaatattgataattgtaaatgtttaaGAAAAGATGTTGATAAAATCAAAGGGTTGGATAATAAGCCATTCATTTGTAAATTGTGTG GTAGAACTTATAGAACCGTGTACGAAATAATGTGTCACGCCCGAGCCCATGACGGGCCAAAGCTGCACTGTTCGTTTAAATGTGGCTTCAGCACTGCTTACAAGGGTGCGTTGAAGGAACACGAGAGACGACATGGGAATCCTGATTATAAG taCACATGCGAGTCGTGCGGTAAAGGATTCCATGTCAAAACCTGGTACTACCAACATTTAAATGTTCATAACGGTCTCAAACCTTTTGTGTGTGATATTTGTGGGGTTGGTTTTCACATGGACAG GTATTTATCTGCACATCGGAGTAAGGTCCACAAAAAGTCCACTTCGACGAAACGCCATATTTGTGTCAAATGTCTTTTACCTTGTGACAGTAGAGATAGCCTCAAAAGGCATATGGAG GAGCATGGCataaaaacatcatatttaTGTGATTTATGTGGTAAAGTGTTTGCCAACGCGCAACATTTGAAATGTCATAAGAACATACACTTGGGGGTCAAGCCTTACAGCTGTAG TATTTGCAAGAAATCGTTCGCAAAGAAGTTCAATCTTGGCATACACGAGCGCACACACACGGGCGAGCGGTCTCACGCGTGTCATATTTGTGGCAAGTATTTTGTGCAGCGTAGCACGCTGTCCAGACATAATAGAag ACACCATCCAGAGTTGAACAAAGGTGCCAGTTTACCTGAAGCAGTACCAACTACCTGA
- the LOC115441251 gene encoding zinc finger protein 41 isoform X3 has protein sequence MTMQVSDVDLRSWSLKTPLHPMINLSNTLPSHVCNSCIKQIDDIYIFHKIISDNQKRLQDLTTKSQALDFFNGCVTTEVLIKEEKDATENSDINQDNYDNHLSEDEVSLFTLKQEKEQTKPKTKNKKLKRNNKEKKPVRIKQKYESYTFKCLMCLQNCDSQIDLKNHYYKHSYEGNDKDQENECDINRGSNEKTEKCIAKLDNESKCKCENIDNCKCLRKDVDKIKGLDNKPFICKLCGRTYRTVYEIMCHARAHDGPKLHCSFKCGFSTAYKGALKEHERRHGNPDYKYTCESCGKGFHVKTWYYQHLNVHNGLKPFVCDICGVGFHMDRYLSAHRSKVHKKSTSTKRHICVKCLLPCDSRDSLKRHMEEHGIKTSYLCDLCGKVFANAQHLKCHKNIHLGVKPYSCSICKKSFAKKFNLGIHERTHTGERSHACHICGKYFVQRSTLSRHNRRHHPELNKGASLPEAVPTT, from the exons ATGACCATGCAAGTCAGTGATGTTGATTTACGTAGTTGGTCATTGAAGACcccactgcacccgatg aTAAACTTATCCAATACACTTCCAAGTCATGTATGCAACAGTTGTATCAAACaaattgatgatatatatatctTCCATAAAATAATCAGTGATAACCAAAAACGATTACAAGACTTAACAACCAAGAGCCAAGCACTAGACTTCTTCAATGGATGTGTCACAACTgaagtattaataaaagaagaaaaagatgCTACAGAAAATTCAGACATAAATCAAGATAATTATGATAACCATTTGTCCGAGGATGAAGTAAGTTTATTCACTTTAAAACAAGAGAAGGAGCAGACCAAACCAAAGACGAAGAACAAGAAACTCAAGAGAAATAACAAAGAGAAGAAACCGGTACGAATCAAACAGAAGTATGAAAGttatacttttaaatgtttaatgtgTTTACAAAATTGTGACTCACAAATCGATTTAaagaatcattattataaacattcttATGAAGGGAATGATAAAGACCAAGAGAATGAATGTGATATCAACAGAGGGAGTAATGAAAAGACTGAGAAATGTATAGCGAAGTTAGATAATGAAAGCAAAtgtaaatgtgaaaatattgataattgtaaatgtttaaGAAAAGATGTTGATAAAATCAAAGGGTTGGATAATAAGCCATTCATTTGTAAATTGTGTG GTAGAACTTATAGAACCGTGTACGAAATAATGTGTCACGCCCGAGCCCATGACGGGCCAAAGCTGCACTGTTCGTTTAAATGTGGCTTCAGCACTGCTTACAAGGGTGCGTTGAAGGAACACGAGAGACGACATGGGAATCCTGATTATAAG taCACATGCGAGTCGTGCGGTAAAGGATTCCATGTCAAAACCTGGTACTACCAACATTTAAATGTTCATAACGGTCTCAAACCTTTTGTGTGTGATATTTGTGGGGTTGGTTTTCACATGGACAG GTATTTATCTGCACATCGGAGTAAGGTCCACAAAAAGTCCACTTCGACGAAACGCCATATTTGTGTCAAATGTCTTTTACCTTGTGACAGTAGAGATAGCCTCAAAAGGCATATGGAG GAGCATGGCataaaaacatcatatttaTGTGATTTATGTGGTAAAGTGTTTGCCAACGCGCAACATTTGAAATGTCATAAGAACATACACTTGGGGGTCAAGCCTTACAGCTGTAG TATTTGCAAGAAATCGTTCGCAAAGAAGTTCAATCTTGGCATACACGAGCGCACACACACGGGCGAGCGGTCTCACGCGTGTCATATTTGTGGCAAGTATTTTGTGCAGCGTAGCACGCTGTCCAGACATAATAGAag ACACCATCCAGAGTTGAACAAAGGTGCCAGTTTACCTGAAGCAGTACCAACTACCTGA